From Treponema primitia ZAS-1, one genomic window encodes:
- the loaP gene encoding antiterminator LoaP, with product MKYYAIQVKTRAEEKYIRLFNALHPDISIKTYFPKRQIDIRRRHKISQTNTGIFPGYVFIEIDEEEDVHTYQWAFRTTDGFYRFLKSNQNICALQDKDLELVLHFIKNVGPLAGKSKVYFDENSRIVVTDGPLMGLEGKIIKVDKRKGRAKIKLDLYDDTFAIDLAFEVIGTKR from the coding sequence ATGAAGTACTATGCTATTCAGGTAAAAACCAGGGCCGAAGAAAAGTATATCCGGCTTTTTAATGCATTGCACCCGGATATAAGTATAAAAACCTATTTTCCCAAGCGGCAGATTGATATACGGCGTCGGCATAAGATTTCCCAAACCAATACGGGAATATTTCCGGGCTATGTTTTTATTGAAATTGACGAGGAAGAGGATGTTCATACCTACCAATGGGCTTTTCGTACCACCGACGGGTTTTACCGTTTTCTGAAATCCAACCAAAACATCTGCGCCCTCCAGGATAAGGACCTGGAACTGGTGCTTCATTTTATCAAAAACGTTGGTCCCCTGGCAGGAAAATCAAAGGTCTATTTTGATGAAAATTCCCGCATAGTGGTGACCGATGGACCATTAATGGGGCTTGAGGGAAAGATTATAAAGGTCGATAAAAGAAAAGGGCGGGCAAAGATCAAGCTGGACCTGTATGACGATACCTTTGCCATAGACCTGGCTTTCGAGGTGATAGGAACAAAGCGCTGA
- a CDS encoding polysaccharide biosynthesis protein, with product MDTQKSGRLYIIGAGFAGQALANEIKTKAIFGEVVAFLDDDPDNIGRKIDGIPVLGPIKDVARLLRMNPADEAIIAMPGASREYLKEIYGILKRAGFIRIRILPGMSQSVEDDAHLIQTRSIDPQDLLGRTPVAVNLKQSLAYLRGKRVLVTGAGGSIGSELCRQLLSGGVSRLYLFGHGENSIYQIDRELRILQEEGVGEKTTLIPIIGDLKDREYMDFILARLKADVIFHAAAYKHVPMMEENAVAAIENNFFGTDNLINAARHNGVKRFVLITTDKAVDPVSVYGASKYLCERLVLEAAAKAASEAEKINYMVVRFGNVLGSRGSIMPLFQKQIEKGGPVTITHPEMRRYFMTIPEACSLVLKAGGVGESGKLYLLDMGEPVRIRDMAEQMIRFYGFEPEEDIKIEYIGLRPGERLDEDLWGKDEIPLDTEFKRIRRVERKRPSTVDPEDLLEKLKPVVHFDPEQAKQYRNTALLREILEDAIPSLMPLRLAQGITVNGY from the coding sequence ATGGATACACAAAAATCAGGACGTCTGTACATTATCGGAGCGGGGTTTGCCGGTCAAGCCCTGGCAAATGAGATTAAAACAAAGGCTATTTTCGGGGAGGTCGTCGCCTTTCTGGATGACGATCCCGATAACATAGGCCGTAAAATCGATGGCATCCCGGTTCTGGGGCCCATCAAGGATGTAGCCCGGCTCCTGCGGATGAACCCTGCGGACGAAGCTATCATAGCCATGCCCGGGGCTTCCCGGGAATACTTAAAAGAAATCTACGGCATACTCAAACGGGCGGGCTTTATACGTATCCGGATACTTCCGGGTATGTCCCAAAGCGTCGAAGATGATGCCCACCTGATCCAGACCCGTTCCATCGACCCCCAGGATCTGCTTGGCCGTACCCCGGTGGCGGTAAACCTGAAACAGAGCCTGGCCTACCTGCGGGGCAAGCGGGTATTGGTTACCGGTGCGGGGGGGTCCATCGGCAGCGAGCTTTGTCGGCAGCTCCTTTCCGGCGGTGTGTCCCGGCTCTACCTGTTTGGGCATGGCGAAAATTCCATCTACCAGATTGATCGAGAACTAAGGATCCTCCAGGAGGAGGGGGTTGGCGAAAAAACTACCCTTATCCCCATCATCGGGGACCTCAAGGATCGGGAATATATGGACTTTATCCTGGCCCGGCTCAAGGCTGATGTTATCTTCCACGCCGCTGCCTACAAGCATGTGCCCATGATGGAAGAAAATGCCGTGGCTGCCATTGAAAACAATTTTTTCGGTACCGACAATCTGATAAACGCCGCCCGGCATAACGGGGTAAAGCGTTTCGTCCTTATCACCACCGACAAAGCGGTGGACCCCGTTTCGGTCTACGGCGCTTCCAAGTACCTCTGCGAGCGGCTGGTCCTGGAAGCAGCAGCCAAGGCTGCGTCGGAAGCTGAAAAAATAAACTATATGGTGGTACGGTTTGGGAACGTTCTGGGTTCCCGGGGTTCCATCATGCCCCTTTTCCAAAAGCAGATCGAAAAAGGCGGCCCGGTAACCATCACCCATCCGGAGATGCGCCGCTATTTTATGACCATCCCCGAAGCCTGTTCCCTGGTGCTCAAAGCCGGCGGGGTCGGCGAAAGCGGCAAGCTCTACCTCCTGGACATGGGGGAACCGGTGCGGATCCGGGACATGGCGGAACAGATGATACGCTTCTACGGCTTTGAGCCGGAAGAGGACATTAAGATCGAATATATAGGGCTGCGGCCCGGGGAACGGCTGGACGAGGATCTCTGGGGAAAGGATGAAATCCCCCTGGACACCGAATTCAAACGGATACGCCGGGTGGAGCGGAAACGGCCTTCCACGGTTGATCCGGAGGATTTGCTGGAAAAACTTAAGCCCGTAGTCCATTTTGATCCGGAACAAGCGAAACAGTACCGGAACACTGCCCTCCTCCGGGAAATTCTGGAAGATGCCATTCCCAGTCTCATGCCTCTGCGCCTTGCCCAAGGGATCACCGTTAATGGGTACTGA
- a CDS encoding DegT/DnrJ/EryC1/StrS family aminotransferase, with protein MGTEGTEDIPFARPFIGKEEEEAVLRVLRSGWLTTGKEALAFEKEFEEFLSDSPSSKLRCLAVNSATSGLHLALEACGAGPGDTVLVPSFTFTSTAEVARYLGAEVVFVDLAPDSFLMDPVALERTLDRLSRGLPAYGGLKSAGQKSDGRGDFGPTGKPRAVIPVHYGGLSCDMKAIMEIAHRYGVKVIEDAAHAFPSRLKDGRFAGTLADAGVFSFYATKTITTGEGGMVATRDQAIADRIAIMRSHGIDRAVWNRYTDRKASWYYEVVEPGFKYNLPDLLAALGRVQLKRAWRLLEERRQIAARYNAAFAADNRFILPPTGDENAWHLYPLRVNLANFGLSRDTMIEKLQDRGIGVSVHFIPLHIMPYYKKRHNLLPEDFPESLKRFKGIVSLPIWPGMEQEQIERVITGVKQENRTEF; from the coding sequence ATGGGTACTGAAGGAACCGAAGATATACCCTTTGCCCGTCCCTTTATCGGAAAAGAAGAGGAAGAAGCGGTTCTGAGGGTGCTCCGTTCCGGATGGCTTACCACCGGGAAAGAGGCGCTGGCCTTTGAAAAGGAATTTGAAGAATTCCTTTCTGATAGTCCTTCCAGCAAGTTGCGCTGTTTGGCGGTGAATTCCGCAACTTCCGGTCTCCACCTTGCCCTGGAAGCCTGCGGCGCCGGTCCCGGAGATACGGTACTGGTCCCTTCCTTTACCTTCACCTCCACCGCCGAAGTAGCCCGTTACTTAGGCGCCGAAGTGGTCTTTGTAGATCTTGCTCCCGATTCTTTCCTTATGGACCCGGTTGCTCTGGAGAGAACCTTGGACCGCTTGTCCCGCGGCTTGCCCGCATACGGTGGACTAAAGTCCGCTGGACAAAAATCCGACGGCCGTGGTGATTTTGGCCCCACGGGAAAGCCCCGGGCGGTGATCCCAGTCCACTACGGCGGCCTCTCCTGCGATATGAAGGCCATCATGGAAATTGCCCATCGCTATGGCGTTAAGGTAATTGAAGACGCCGCCCACGCGTTTCCTTCAAGATTGAAGGACGGACGTTTCGCGGGAACCCTGGCCGATGCCGGGGTCTTTTCGTTTTACGCCACGAAGACTATCACCACCGGCGAGGGGGGAATGGTGGCAACCCGGGACCAGGCCATCGCAGACCGGATTGCCATAATGCGTTCCCACGGCATAGACCGGGCGGTGTGGAATCGCTATACGGACCGGAAAGCCTCCTGGTATTACGAGGTGGTGGAACCGGGGTTTAAGTATAACCTGCCGGACCTTCTGGCCGCCCTGGGAAGGGTTCAGCTAAAACGTGCCTGGCGTCTTTTGGAAGAACGGCGGCAAATAGCCGCCCGGTACAACGCCGCCTTTGCCGCTGACAACCGCTTTATCCTACCCCCAACGGGAGACGAAAATGCCTGGCATCTCTACCCACTGCGCGTAAACCTTGCAAATTTTGGCCTTTCAAGGGATACTATGATTGAAAAACTTCAGGATAGGGGTATCGGCGTTTCGGTACATTTTATTCCCCTGCATATTATGCCTTATTACAAAAAACGGCATAATCTTCTTCCGGAGGATTTTCCCGAATCGTTAAAACGGTTTAAGGGGATCGTATCTCTTCCCATTTGGCCCGGGATGGAGCAGGAGCAGATTGAAAGGGTCATCACCGGGGTTAAACAGGAGAACAGGACAGAATTTTGA
- a CDS encoding (2Fe-2S)-binding protein yields the protein MTLGFILNGEDVVVKADADRRLIDILRNHFKLLGAKEGCLSGVCGSCSVIFNGKVVPSCLIPAFRIRGSEIITIEGFSQTDEYQDIKEGFSRSGVENCGYCDAGKILAVETLLEGNLRPTRDEILAAFKGIKCRCTEPDSLIEGVLATCDIRQRRLYGRSA from the coding sequence ATGACCCTGGGATTTATCCTTAACGGTGAAGACGTGGTGGTAAAGGCCGATGCGGATCGCCGGCTTATCGACATTCTGCGGAACCATTTCAAGCTCCTCGGGGCCAAAGAAGGCTGTTTAAGCGGAGTCTGCGGGTCCTGCTCGGTGATATTTAACGGCAAGGTGGTTCCTTCCTGCCTCATACCCGCCTTCCGGATCCGGGGAAGCGAAATCATCACCATAGAGGGATTCTCCCAGACCGATGAATACCAGGATATTAAAGAGGGTTTTTCCCGGTCCGGGGTGGAAAACTGCGGGTATTGTGACGCAGGAAAGATACTCGCCGTGGAAACCCTGTTGGAGGGAAATCTCCGGCCCACCAGGGATGAGATTTTGGCGGCCTTCAAGGGCATTAAGTGCCGTTGTACCGAACCTGATAGTTTGATAGAGGGTGTGTTAGCCACCTGCGATATCCGGCAGCGGAGGTTATATGGACGCTCTGCATAA
- a CDS encoding xanthine dehydrogenase family protein molybdopterin-binding subunit, with translation MKERPGFVSDISIRGTLYGLTIRSTVSKGRLNSIDCPRMPASYTLIRAEDIPGKNQLFDFAVPVLARDELSYFGQPVAILVGPDESRLEEFAAQCRIQAEEELPVFSLNSLKDEDLFARREIIIGDSDTIMGESKSIISGIYRTGIQEHWYSEPVGAIAVYSEQLLIHTATQWPFHVRNSIAQVLKIDPRTVTVEPVGGGIPMDGKLWYPSLVSCHAALGSWLTKKPVRILLTREDDFRYSPKRNGTEIRISSALDEQGRLLATQIHAIADMGAQGVFTDEILDRVCLGALGGYKHRNVKITGSAVKTNVPPGGPFSGFGLAQGFFAMERHISRIADTLKQDPAEWRKNNSFSHQKNLIIGAPIKDPIPLDALLDTAAAMSDYHRKWASYELLRDRRRSDRAGDRPDVSRSPTETFRGIGISCAYQGSGLLYNSGDKASYAVDATLDKDGVLEIRTSISPSNDDAFDLWRNIAAESLSLEPAAVRIVFGSTDDTPDSGPDTLSRNISILTKLVEKACGDIRKQRFRDPLPITVHRAYRPTKAPNWEGKIFDAQSLSLLSLGAAVVEVEVDPFEYTPKIRGAWLGVDAGKILSEIRARRSLKFSIIQALGWASREQLSYVDGQIPLRHIYDYDIPSPQDIPHIQIDFIWNDTVKPKGIGELPYSCIPAAYVQAVSQAMDYPFEKIPITARDVWEALKLKKREGEA, from the coding sequence TTGAAGGAAAGGCCAGGATTTGTTTCAGATATTTCGATCCGGGGAACTCTGTACGGGTTAACCATCCGTTCAACGGTTTCCAAGGGCAGGCTTAATTCCATTGATTGTCCCCGTATGCCCGCTTCGTATACCCTGATCCGGGCGGAGGACATTCCCGGAAAAAATCAGCTTTTTGACTTTGCCGTTCCGGTTTTGGCAAGGGATGAACTTTCTTATTTCGGCCAGCCCGTAGCCATCCTGGTAGGCCCCGACGAATCGCGGCTGGAAGAATTTGCGGCCCAATGCCGTATCCAGGCGGAAGAAGAATTGCCGGTTTTTTCCCTCAATTCCCTTAAGGATGAAGATCTCTTTGCCCGACGGGAAATAATAATAGGCGACAGCGATACTATCATGGGAGAATCCAAATCCATAATAAGCGGTATCTATAGAACCGGCATACAGGAGCATTGGTATTCTGAACCCGTTGGGGCCATCGCGGTGTATTCAGAACAACTGTTGATCCATACGGCAACCCAATGGCCCTTTCATGTCCGTAATTCAATAGCCCAGGTATTAAAAATTGATCCCCGAACAGTTACGGTAGAACCGGTGGGCGGCGGAATCCCCATGGACGGAAAACTGTGGTACCCCTCCCTGGTGTCCTGCCATGCCGCCCTGGGGAGTTGGCTCACAAAAAAACCGGTACGGATCCTGTTGACCCGGGAGGATGATTTCCGGTATTCCCCAAAGCGGAACGGAACCGAAATCCGTATTTCCAGCGCCCTGGATGAACAGGGACGCCTGCTGGCCACCCAAATCCATGCTATTGCGGACATGGGCGCCCAGGGTGTCTTTACCGATGAGATTCTGGACCGGGTCTGTCTGGGCGCATTGGGAGGCTATAAACACCGGAATGTAAAAATCACCGGTTCCGCTGTTAAAACCAACGTTCCTCCCGGGGGACCCTTTTCGGGGTTCGGTCTTGCCCAGGGCTTTTTCGCCATGGAGCGGCATATTTCCCGCATCGCCGATACCCTTAAGCAGGATCCGGCGGAATGGCGAAAGAATAACTCATTTAGCCATCAAAAAAACTTGATCATAGGCGCCCCCATTAAGGATCCAATTCCCCTTGATGCGCTGCTGGATACCGCCGCAGCCATGAGTGACTATCACCGTAAATGGGCCTCCTATGAGCTGCTCCGGGATCGCCGCCGATCAGACAGAGCAGGGGATCGCCCGGATGTTTCGCGAAGTCCGACAGAAACTTTCCGGGGTATTGGTATATCCTGCGCCTATCAGGGCAGCGGCCTTCTGTATAACAGCGGTGATAAGGCAAGTTACGCGGTGGATGCTACCCTGGATAAGGACGGTGTCCTGGAGATCAGAACCAGTATAAGCCCTTCCAACGATGATGCGTTTGATCTCTGGAGGAATATTGCTGCGGAAAGTCTATCCCTGGAGCCCGCTGCGGTCCGCATTGTTTTTGGATCCACCGATGACACCCCCGATTCAGGGCCGGATACCCTTTCCCGAAACATAAGCATCCTCACAAAACTGGTGGAAAAGGCCTGCGGGGATATCCGGAAGCAGCGTTTTCGGGACCCCCTGCCCATAACGGTACACCGAGCCTATCGCCCCACAAAGGCTCCGAACTGGGAGGGTAAAATATTTGATGCCCAATCCCTGTCCCTGCTCAGCTTGGGAGCGGCGGTGGTGGAAGTAGAAGTGGATCCCTTTGAGTATACCCCGAAGATCCGCGGCGCCTGGCTTGGGGTTGATGCAGGAAAGATACTTTCGGAAATCCGGGCCCGGCGTTCCCTGAAATTTTCGATTATCCAAGCCCTGGGCTGGGCTTCCCGGGAACAGCTTTCCTACGTGGACGGCCAAATACCCCTGCGGCATATCTATGATTACGATATCCCCAGCCCCCAGGATATTCCCCATATTCAGATAGATTTTATATGGAATGATACGGTAAAGCCCAAGGGCATTGGAGAATTGCCCTATAGCTGTATCCCCGCAGCCTATGTGCAGGCGGTATCCCAGGCTATGGACTATCCCTTTGAAAAAATTCCCATCACCGCCCGGGATGTATGGGAAGCGCTTAAGCTAAAAAAACGGGAGGGTGAGGCATGA